A single Triticum dicoccoides isolate Atlit2015 ecotype Zavitan chromosome 2A, WEW_v2.0, whole genome shotgun sequence DNA region contains:
- the LOC119358834 gene encoding UDP-glycosyltransferase 92A1-like: MAAETHHHRRVDHVVLFPFMAQGHFAPFRCLAALVRRCRPDARVTVVATVDAAESIRAHLDHDAVAVHVLPFSPVGASQRLIDLFLASESLRPAFHQFIAGLRRSDPRAYVHVVADMFLAWTADVARGDPGVRHSVLLTTGGYGSALYFSLWNSVPLVPDDAECFQLPSFPDIRVHRSQLTDHLATADGGDEWSTFIHRQIAAFSRADALLVNTAEKLEPKGLSMLRQSLNNVQVFPVGPLLRAASSSSPQETTSRSPILVWLDKQPPGSVLYVSFGSLYTISASQATELAMGLQKSGHKFVWVVQPAADVNGSESPSSGLPDGFAERMEVAGRGLVVQCWAPQVEILAHPATGAFLTHCGWNSAQESLAAGVPMVGWPLSAEQFYNAKLLVEEMGVCVELARSTAAAVTRDEVLKAVDRVLGETSGVRDVMRRKAAEMKEAIDAARDSDDEYSSLGVTRRFLDAMARTSSVMRTTISGTSGEAQGRPGWPKRGMKPNPLNTEELIAVQELKI; the protein is encoded by the coding sequence ATGGCAGCGGAAACCCATCACCACCGACGCGTTGATCATGTCGTGCTGTTCCCGTTCATGGCGCAGGGCCACTTTGCGCCGTTCCGCTGCCTCGCCGCCCTCGTGCGCCGCTGCCGCCCCGACGCCCGCGTCACCGTCGTCGCCACCGTCGACGCAGCGGAGTCCATCCGCGCCCACCTCGACCACGACGCCGTCGCTGTCCACGTGCTCCCTTTCAGCCCCGTCGGCGCTTCCCAGCGGCTCATCGACCTCTTCCTCGCCTCCGAGTCCCTCCGCCCGGCGTTTCACCAGTTCATCGCGGGCCTCAGACGCTCCGACCCCCGCGCCTACGTGCACGTCGTGGCGGACATGTTCCTGGCCTGGACGGCGGACGTAGCCCGCGGCGACCCCGGCGTCAGGCACTCCGTCTTGCTCACCACCGGCGGCTACGGCTCGGCACTCTACTTCTCGCTCTGGAACAGCGTCCCGCTTGTCCCCGACGACGCCGAGTGCTTCCAGTTGCCGAGCTTCCCGGACATCCGCGTCCACCGCTCGCAGCTCACCGACCACCTCGCGACGGCTGACGGCGGCGACGAGTGGTCCACCTTCATCCACAGGCAGATCGCCGCCTTCTCCCGCGCCGATGCGCTGCTCGTCAACACCGCCGAGAAGCTGGAGCCCAAGGGATTAAGCATGCTCCGGCAATCGCTCAACAATGTCCAGGTTTTCCCGGTCGGGCCACTGCTCCGAGCGGCAAGTTCGTCGTCCCCGCAGGAGACGACATCGAGGAGCCCCATCTTGGTGTGGCTCGACAAGCAACCACCGGGCTCAGTGTTGTACGTGTCGTTCGGGTCGTTGTACACCATCTCCGCGTCGCAGGCGACGGAGCTGGCAATGGGGCTCCAGAAGAGCGGGCACAAATTCGTGTGGGTGGTCCAGCCCGCCGCCGACGTGAACGGCAGCGAGTCGCCGTCCTCGGGCCTTCCGGACGGGTTCGCGGAGAGGATGGAGGTTGCCGGGCGCGGGCTGGTTGTGCAGTGCTGGGCACCGCAGGTGGAGATCCTGGCGCACCCGGCCACGGGCGCCTTCCTAACGCACTGTGGGTGGAACTCGGCACAGGAGAGCCTCGCCGCGGGCGTGCCGATGGTGGGGTGGCCACTCTCGGCGGAACAGTTCTACAATGCCAAGTTGCTAGTGGAGGAGATGGGGGTGTGCGTGGAGCTGGCACGCAGCACCGCGGCGGCCGTGACGAGGGACGAGGTGTTGAAGGCGGTGGATAGGGTGCTCGGCGAGACGTCCGGAGTGCGTGACGTGATGAGGAGGAAGGCCGCGGAGATGAAGGAGGCGATCGACGCGGCGAGGGACAGCGACGACGAGTACTCATCGCTTGGAGTGACGCGGAGGTTCTTGGACGCGATGGCGCGTACATCGTCTGTCATGAGAACAACTATATCTGGCACTTCAGGTGAAGCCCAAGGACGACCTGGCTGGCCCAAGCGAGGGATGAAGCCTAACCCACTTAACACAGAGGAGCTGATAGCGGTCCAGGAACTGAAGATATAG